The following proteins are encoded in a genomic region of bacterium:
- a CDS encoding Maf family protein has product MPLILASASPRRREILNLLGLRFITVPSHVEEKDMPGTPEEKARLWAMLKAEAVAGRASGGVIIGADTIVVLEDRILGKPQSEREAGEMLGQLSGRTHRVITGLALINMVNGQRILESVESKVSFRALSKDEIDSYIATKEPMDKAGAYGIQDRGANFVTGVEGCYTNVIGLPVTCLLKSLARCLLV; this is encoded by the coding sequence TTGCCTCTTATCCTGGCTTCGGCATCCCCGCGCCGCAGGGAAATCCTTAACCTTTTGGGTTTGAGATTCATTACTGTTCCCAGCCATGTGGAAGAGAAGGACATGCCGGGGACCCCGGAGGAAAAAGCACGCCTCTGGGCCATGCTCAAAGCTGAGGCTGTAGCCGGTCGAGCATCCGGCGGGGTTATCATCGGGGCCGATACCATCGTCGTCCTCGAAGATCGAATCCTTGGGAAACCGCAAAGCGAGCGGGAAGCCGGGGAAATGCTCGGCCAATTGAGCGGCCGCACTCACAGGGTCATTACCGGTCTTGCTCTTATCAACATGGTAAACGGTCAGCGAATCCTCGAGTCTGTCGAATCAAAGGTTTCTTTCCGGGCTTTAAGCAAGGATGAGATCGACAGCTATATTGCCACCAAAGAGCCGATGGACAAAGCCGGAGCCTATGGCATCCAGGACAGGGGCGCAAACTTTGTTACCGGCGTCGAGGGGTGTTATACCAACGTCATTGGTCTTCCTGTTACCTGCCTGCTCAAATCCCTGGCCAGATGCCTGCTCGTCTAG